One Rhizobium sp. NXC14 DNA window includes the following coding sequences:
- the traC gene encoding conjugal transfer protein TraC, with product MKKPASKIRDEIARLQEQLKVAATREAERIGRIALKAGLGEIEIDEAELQGIFEDLAKRFRGGKAATTGGKRGGGASESSASSTQDASGAAAGGTAQA from the coding sequence ATGAAGAAGCCAGCATCGAAGATCCGTGACGAAATCGCCAGGCTCCAGGAGCAGCTCAAGGTCGCCGCGACCCGTGAGGCCGAGCGTATCGGCCGGATAGCCCTTAAGGCCGGACTTGGGGAAATCGAGATCGACGAGGCAGAGCTGCAGGGCATATTCGAGGATCTGGCGAAGCGGTTTCGCGGAGGAAAGGCCGCTACGACCGGAGGGAAAAGGGGAGGCGGCGCTAGCGAAAGCAGCGCATCGTCCACGCAGGACGCGTCTGGCGCGGCTGCGGGCGGGACTGCTCAGGCTTGA
- a CDS encoding WGR domain-containing protein → MISQPYHLYVERSDASKNMARYYAMSIEPNLFGDVCLLRKWGRIGSKGQMMVHHFGREEEAVDLFLDLLRRKCKRGYRPRASVAH, encoded by the coding sequence ATGATCTCGCAACCCTACCATCTCTATGTCGAGCGCTCGGACGCCTCGAAGAACATGGCCCGCTACTATGCCATGTCGATCGAACCCAACCTGTTCGGGGACGTCTGTCTTCTGCGCAAATGGGGCCGCATCGGAAGCAAGGGGCAGATGATGGTCCATCATTTCGGTCGGGAAGAGGAAGCCGTAGACCTGTTCCTCGATCTGCTCCGACGAAAGTGCAAGCGCGGCTATCGTCCGCGCGCCTCAGTGGCGCATTGA
- a CDS encoding DUF736 domain-containing protein produces the protein MATIGTFTSTENGFTGSIRTLALNVKARIARVENPSDKGLQFRIFAGSVELGAAWQKRSEQDRDYLSVKLDDPSFPSPIYATLTEVEGEDGYQLIWSRPNRD, from the coding sequence ATGGCTACCATCGGCACCTTCACCTCCACCGAAAACGGCTTCACCGGCTCCATCCGCACACTCGCCCTCAACGTCAAGGCTCGCATCGCCCGCGTCGAGAACCCCTCGGACAAGGGCCTGCAATTCCGCATCTTCGCGGGAAGTGTCGAGTTGGGCGCCGCCTGGCAGAAGCGCTCCGAACAGGATCGCGACTACCTCTCGGTCAAGCTCGACGATCCGAGCTTTCCCTCCCCGATCTACGCGACGCTGACGGAGGTCGAAGGCGAAGACGGCTACCAGCTGATCTGGTCCCGCCCGAACCGCGACTGA
- a CDS encoding type IV conjugative transfer system coupling protein TraD — translation MARTTTSDARKKDTREKIELGGLIVKAGLRYEKRALLLGALIELRQRLKADEMERTRLMAVGAEAFGKADE, via the coding sequence ATGGCGCGCACGACAACATCCGACGCCCGCAAGAAGGACACGCGGGAAAAGATCGAGCTTGGCGGTCTGATCGTCAAAGCCGGTCTTCGTTATGAGAAACGGGCGCTTCTGCTAGGGGCGCTGATCGAGTTGCGCCAGCGCCTCAAAGCCGACGAGATGGAACGAACGCGACTGATGGCGGTCGGCGCGGAGGCCTTTGGGAAAGCCGATGAATAG
- the traG gene encoding Ti-type conjugative transfer system protein TraG, producing MNRILLFIAPAALMIVVVVGLTGIEHWLSQFGKTEGARQTLGRAGIALPYASAGLVGIVFLFASAGSIRIKTTGWGVVAGGVATVLIAAIREAMRLSALTDEVPAGKSILSYVDPATLIGAGAAAMASCFALRVALAGNAAFARAEPKRIRGKRALHGEADWMKLADAEKLLADAGGIVVGERYRVDKDSTAARSFRADNPETWGAGGKSPLLCFDGSFGSSHGIVFAGSGGFKTTSVTIPTALKWGGSLIVLDPSNEVVPMVSAHRTNFNRDLFVLDPKNPETGFNALDWIGQFGGTKEEDIASVASWIMSDSGGTRGVRDDFFRASALQLLTAMIADVCLSGHTEKESQTLRQVRANLSEPEPKLRQRLQEIYDNSDSDFVKENVAAFVNMTPETFSGVYANAIKETHWLSYQNYAALVSGKTFSTGDLADGKTDIFINIDLKTLETHAGLARVIIGSFLNAIYNRDGSMKGRALFLLDEVARLGYMRILETARDAGRKYGITLIMIYQSIGQMRETFGGRDAASKWFESASWISFAAINDPETADYISRRCGMTTVEIDQVSCSFQAKGSSRTRSKQLAARPLIQPHEVLRMRADEQIVFTAGNAPLRCGRAIWFRRDDMKACVGTNRFHRLEETPGTYPVEPARSAASKTDREK from the coding sequence ATGAATAGGATCCTGCTCTTCATCGCGCCCGCCGCATTGATGATCGTGGTCGTCGTTGGTTTGACCGGGATCGAGCACTGGCTGTCCCAGTTCGGAAAAACAGAGGGCGCGCGGCAGACGCTGGGCCGAGCCGGGATCGCGCTGCCGTATGCCAGTGCAGGGCTCGTCGGTATCGTCTTCCTGTTTGCGAGCGCAGGCTCGATCAGAATCAAGACAACAGGTTGGGGCGTCGTTGCAGGCGGCGTGGCGACGGTGCTGATCGCCGCAATTCGCGAAGCGATGAGATTGTCTGCACTCACAGATGAGGTTCCGGCCGGTAAGTCCATTCTCTCCTATGTCGATCCGGCGACGCTGATCGGAGCCGGAGCGGCGGCGATGGCCTCATGCTTTGCTCTGCGCGTCGCGCTGGCCGGCAACGCGGCATTCGCCAGAGCCGAGCCGAAGCGCATCCGCGGCAAGCGGGCGCTGCATGGCGAAGCCGACTGGATGAAACTCGCCGATGCCGAAAAGCTGCTTGCGGATGCGGGCGGCATCGTGGTCGGCGAGCGATATCGTGTCGACAAGGACAGCACCGCAGCGCGCTCGTTTCGTGCCGACAACCCGGAGACATGGGGCGCCGGCGGCAAGTCGCCGCTGCTCTGCTTCGACGGATCCTTCGGTTCGTCACATGGCATCGTCTTCGCTGGTTCCGGCGGCTTCAAAACGACGTCGGTGACGATACCGACGGCGCTGAAATGGGGCGGCTCGCTGATCGTTCTCGATCCATCGAACGAAGTGGTGCCGATGGTCTCAGCCCACCGGACGAACTTCAACCGGGACCTGTTCGTCCTCGATCCCAAAAACCCGGAGACGGGTTTCAATGCCCTTGACTGGATCGGGCAATTCGGCGGCACCAAGGAAGAGGATATCGCGTCCGTCGCCTCATGGATCATGAGCGATAGCGGCGGCACGCGTGGTGTGCGCGATGATTTCTTCCGGGCTTCGGCGTTGCAATTGTTGACGGCGATGATCGCCGACGTTTGCCTGTCCGGCCATACGGAGAAGGAAAGCCAGACGCTGCGCCAGGTTCGCGCCAATCTCTCTGAGCCCGAACCGAAGCTGCGGCAACGTCTGCAGGAGATCTACGACAATTCGGACTCGGATTTCGTGAAGGAAAATGTCGCGGCCTTCGTGAACATGACGCCCGAAACCTTCTCCGGTGTCTACGCCAATGCGATCAAAGAAACCCACTGGCTCTCATACCAGAACTATGCGGCGCTGGTTTCCGGAAAGACATTCTCGACGGGCGATCTTGCCGACGGAAAGACCGACATCTTCATCAACATCGACCTCAAGACGCTGGAGACGCATGCGGGCTTGGCGCGGGTCATCATCGGCTCGTTCCTCAACGCGATCTACAATCGAGATGGCTCGATGAAAGGTAGGGCGCTGTTCCTCCTCGATGAGGTCGCCCGCCTCGGCTACATGCGGATTCTTGAGACAGCGCGCGACGCCGGCCGCAAGTATGGCATCACGCTCATCATGATCTACCAGTCGATCGGCCAAATGCGCGAAACCTTTGGCGGCCGCGACGCCGCCAGCAAGTGGTTCGAGAGCGCAAGCTGGATTTCGTTTGCGGCGATCAACGATCCCGAAACCGCGGACTACATCTCGCGCCGTTGCGGCATGACGACCGTCGAGATCGACCAGGTGAGCTGCAGTTTCCAGGCGAAGGGATCGTCGCGCACGCGATCGAAGCAGTTGGCGGCGCGACCGCTGATCCAGCCGCACGAGGTGCTTCGCATGCGCGCGGACGAGCAGATTGTCTTTACGGCGGGCAACGCGCCGCTCAGATGCGGCCGTGCGATCTGGTTCCGGCGTGACGACATGAAGGCTTGCGTCGGGACGAACAGGTTTCACAGGCTCGAAGAGACGCCTGGAACCTATCCGGTCGAGCCGGCGCGCAGCGCAGCCAGCAAGACCGATCGAGAAAAATGA